In a genomic window of Carassius carassius chromosome 43, fCarCar2.1, whole genome shotgun sequence:
- the LOC132125495 gene encoding GTPase KRas isoform X2, with translation MTEYKLVVVGAGGVGKSALTIQLIQNHFVDEYDPTIEDSYRKQVVIDGETCLLDILDTAGQEEYSAMRDQYMRTGEGFLCVFAINNTKSFEDIHHYREQIKRVKDSEDVPMVLVGNKCDLPSRSVDTKQAQDLARSYGIPFIETSAKTRQGVDDAFYTLVREIRKHKEKMSKEGKKKKKKSKTKCVLM, from the exons ATGACTGAATATAAACTTGTGGTTGTGGGGGCTGGAGGTGTGGGCAAGAGCGCTCTCACGATCCAACTCATCCAGAACCACTTCGTGGACGAATACGACCCAACCATAGAG GACTCCTACAGGAAGCAGGTGGTGATTGACGGAGAGACGTGTCTCCTGGACATCTTGGACACTGCAGGTCAGGAGGAGTACAGCGCCATGAGGGACCAGTACATGAGGACAGGAGAGGGCTTCCTCTGTGTCTTCGCCATCAATAACACCAAGTCCTTTGAGGACATTCACCACTACCG AGAGCAGATAAAGCGAGTAAAGGACTCGGAGGATGTCCCCATGGTCCTGGTGGGGAATAAGTGTGATCTTCCTTCCCGCAGTGTGGACACCAAGCAGGCTCAGGATTTAGCACGGAGCTACGGCATCCCATTTATAGAGACCTCAGCAAAGACGAGACAG GGCGTGGACGACGCATTTTATACTCTAGTCCGAGAAATCCGGAAGCACAAGGAGAAGATGAGCAAGGAGggcaagaagaaaaagaagaaatccaaaacaaaatgtgttttaatgtga
- the LOC132125495 gene encoding ras-like protein isoform X1 — MTEYKLVVVGAGGVGKSALTIQLIQNHFVDEYDPTIEDSYRKQVVIDGETCLLDILDTAGQEEYSAMRDQYMRTGEGFLCVFAINNTKSFEDIHHYREQIKRVKDSEDVPMVLVGNKCDLPSRSVDTKQAQDLARSYGIPFIETSAKTRQRVEDAFYTLVREIRQYRLRKLSKEEETTQCIKLKKCVLM, encoded by the exons ATGACTGAATATAAACTTGTGGTTGTGGGGGCTGGAGGTGTGGGCAAGAGCGCTCTCACGATCCAACTCATCCAGAACCACTTCGTGGACGAATACGACCCAACCATAGAG GACTCCTACAGGAAGCAGGTGGTGATTGACGGAGAGACGTGTCTCCTGGACATCTTGGACACTGCAGGTCAGGAGGAGTACAGCGCCATGAGGGACCAGTACATGAGGACAGGAGAGGGCTTCCTCTGTGTCTTCGCCATCAATAACACCAAGTCCTTTGAGGACATTCACCACTACCG AGAGCAGATAAAGCGAGTAAAGGACTCGGAGGATGTCCCCATGGTCCTGGTGGGGAATAAGTGTGATCTTCCTTCCCGCAGTGTGGACACCAAGCAGGCTCAGGATTTAGCACGGAGCTACGGCATCCCATTTATAGAGACCTCAGCAAAGACGAGACAG agagTGGAAGATGCCTTTTATACTCTGGTACGGGAGATCAGGCAATACCGGCTGAGAAAACTCAGTAAAGAAGAGGAGACGACTCAATGCATCAAGCTTAAAAAGTGTGTTTTGATGTGA